The following are encoded in a window of Brevibacillus sp. DP1.3A genomic DNA:
- a CDS encoding cell wall metabolism sensor histidine kinase WalK yields the protein MKFWQRIFLCTLIIFEIFFVPASIYLINSSFELNLNMEIRSGISEQNRFANSLESNLYLLKVQKSSNPDAEGVGKPNIDSMIRTYLDNLGEQDVYLDVIDENNEVIFSHFKNNKITLTHREELNIPSDKVNYIIRDLGEKTYLFIAKNIYLENNHYKLSYVKDISSVYENREDLLSLLIKLNALVSAILVIVTIIMSMFIVKPINKLIQSTRIIAGGNFSERVKVKSNDEIGLLAENFNLMAADVEDKVNQLKKTSEDKQRFIDNLVHELRTPLTSIIGYADYLRTNKHDEETYINSLSFIYEEGKRLEKLTFKLMELIVLREEDFELKKGKLDELFVEIKHSFIPKLNIKNMDLEISTEHLSVLMDKDLMKILLANLIDNAIKASKNNDKILVRSYRDTESKIILEVKDTGIGIPDDDITKVFEPFFMSDKSRSRANGGGLGLGLSLCKEIAKIHDAEIRIESKLGEGTIIQLVFHC from the coding sequence ATGAAATTTTGGCAGAGGATATTTTTATGTACATTAATCATATTTGAGATCTTTTTTGTACCAGCATCCATTTACCTTATTAATAGCAGCTTTGAACTCAATCTCAATATGGAGATCCGTTCCGGGATAAGTGAACAGAATCGATTTGCTAACTCTTTAGAATCAAATCTATATCTACTTAAAGTTCAAAAATCTTCAAACCCGGATGCTGAAGGAGTTGGCAAACCAAACATAGATTCCATGATTCGTACGTACTTGGACAACCTCGGAGAACAGGATGTGTATCTGGATGTAATAGATGAAAATAACGAAGTGATTTTTAGCCATTTTAAAAACAACAAGATAACTCTTACTCATCGAGAAGAATTAAACATCCCATCCGATAAAGTAAATTACATCATACGGGATCTAGGGGAAAAGACTTACTTATTTATAGCTAAGAATATTTATTTGGAAAATAATCACTATAAGCTTTCTTATGTGAAAGATATTTCGAGTGTTTATGAAAATAGAGAAGACTTATTAAGCCTTTTAATCAAGTTAAATGCTCTTGTTTCAGCAATTTTGGTCATTGTTACCATAATCATGAGCATGTTTATCGTAAAACCGATTAATAAACTGATCCAGTCAACAAGAATAATTGCAGGCGGGAATTTCAGCGAAAGAGTAAAGGTGAAATCGAATGATGAAATCGGGTTGTTAGCGGAAAATTTCAATTTGATGGCCGCTGATGTAGAAGATAAAGTAAACCAGCTTAAAAAAACTTCAGAAGACAAGCAAAGGTTTATCGATAACCTGGTACATGAACTTAGGACTCCTTTAACTTCGATCATAGGCTATGCGGATTATTTACGAACGAATAAACATGATGAAGAGACTTATATCAACTCATTAAGCTTTATCTATGAAGAAGGAAAGCGGCTAGAGAAACTGACATTTAAGCTTATGGAGCTCATTGTTTTGCGAGAAGAAGATTTTGAGTTGAAAAAGGGAAAACTTGACGAACTTTTTGTGGAAATCAAACATTCCTTTATTCCAAAGCTGAACATAAAGAATATGGATCTGGAAATATCGACGGAGCATCTGAGTGTTTTAATGGATAAGGATTTGATGAAAATTTTACTTGCAAACCTGATAGACAATGCGATTAAAGCATCGAAGAACAACGATAAAATACTTGTACGTTCATACAGAGATACGGAGTCAAAAATTATTCTTGAAGTGAAAGATACAGGGATCGGTATTCCTGATGACGACATAACAAAAGTCTTTGAGCCATTCTTTATGTCCGACAAATCGAGATCGAGAGCGAATGGAGGAGGCCTCGGGCTCGGGCTTTCATTATGTAAGGAGATAGCTAAAATTCATGACGCAGAAATTAGAATAGAA
- a CDS encoding response regulator transcription factor: MIKILVVEDDIAVANLIKLNLNTANYESSIVFNGEEALSVIESDRFDLILLDVMLPKVDGFTLFEKIKPLGIPVIFLTAKSSVADKVYGLKAGVDDYMTKPFEGIELLARIENVLRHYNKKSNIINFKDTEVYLQEMQVKKNGEMIELTLKEFELLVFLVQNKNIVLTREKIIEKIWGYDYIGETRTIDNHIQKLRKKLGWKDEIKTVFKLGYRLEE, translated from the coding sequence ATGATAAAAATTTTAGTTGTAGAAGATGATATCGCAGTAGCAAATTTAATAAAATTGAATTTAAATACCGCAAATTATGAGAGTTCAATCGTTTTTAATGGAGAGGAAGCCCTGAGTGTAATTGAAAGCGATCGTTTTGATCTCATACTTTTGGATGTCATGCTTCCAAAAGTTGATGGATTTACTTTATTTGAAAAAATAAAACCTTTAGGGATACCTGTCATTTTTTTAACTGCGAAAAGTTCAGTTGCGGATAAGGTGTATGGATTAAAAGCGGGAGTAGATGACTATATGACGAAACCCTTTGAAGGGATTGAATTACTGGCCAGAATTGAAAATGTATTAAGGCATTACAATAAAAAAAGCAACATCATAAATTTTAAAGACACAGAAGTATACTTGCAAGAAATGCAGGTGAAAAAGAACGGTGAAATGATTGAGCTTACCTTGAAAGAGTTCGAGTTATTGGTGTTTTTAGTACAAAATAAAAACATCGTATTAACGAGGGAAAAAATCATAGAAAAAATTTGGGGATATGACTACATTGGCGAAACTCGGACGATAGACAATCATATACAAAAGCTAAGAAAAAAGCTGGGATGGAAAGATGAAATTAAAACAGTATTTAAATTGGGGTATAGGCTGGAGGAATAA